The Drechmeria coniospora strain ARSEF 6962 chromosome 02, whole genome shotgun sequence genome has a segment encoding these proteins:
- a CDS encoding acetyltransferase, GNAT family, whose protein sequence is MPSEPASKRSGMSSTAAAATATATAATTASMAATTMVPDTAEQEPPPLSYEIVSSDDDKRDALKLVADSIAQQRQLASLAVIFHPVCFVALVAACVAAWRHSAHDLGTAVISTSGLVIAYLAAVRMLTSPYISLAEEFRWREFIAGPDGGDDDLVLAARFGDDVIATLVLRLEPAAPTGTRSQKGSPAARGGLIRAWTTKLRYRTKGVGADMLRFAVATTQSACADDEARLTFDPHHANSAMPLHGTFNRPFRSRDEKARKALAHALADCRRSRTAE, encoded by the coding sequence ATGCCCTCAGAGCCTGCGTCGAAGCGTTCCGgaatgtcgtcgacggcggccgcggccacggccacagCCACGGCAGCGACCACAGCCAGCATGGCGGCGACCACAATGGTCCCCGACACGGCCGAGcaggagccgccgccgctgtcgTACGAGATTGtcagcagcgacgacgacaagcgTGACGCGctcaagctcgtcgccgacagcatcgcccagcagcggcagcttgcctccctcgccgtcatcttccACCCCGTCTgcttcgtcgccctcgtcgccgcctgcgtcgccgcctggcGTCACAGCGCGCACGACCTGGGCACGGCCGTCATCTCGACGTCGGGTCTCGTCATCGCctacctcgccgccgtccgcatGCTCACCTCGCCCTACatctccctcgccgaggagttCCGCTGGAGGGAGTTCATCGCCGGGcccgacggtggcgacgacgacctcgtcctggCGGCGcgcttcggcgacgacgtcatcGCCACGCTCGTCCTGCGCCTCGAGCCTGCCGCCCCGACGGGCACCCGCTCGCAGAAGGGCTCTCCCgcggctcgcggcggccTCATCCGTGCCTGGACGACCAAGCTTCGCTACCGCACCAAGGGTGTCGGCGCCGACATGCTACGCTTCGCCGTGGCCACGACGCAGAGCGcctgcgccgacgacgaggcccggCTGACGTTTGACCCGCACCACGCCAACAGCGCGATGCCGCTCCACGGCACATTTAACCGGCCCTTTCGGAGCCGCGACGAGAAGGCGCGGAAGGCGTTGGCGCACGCGCTCGCCGATTGTCGTCGGTCACGGACTGCCGAGTAG
- a CDS encoding phosphate permease — MAAANASNIPPPPVVVKTSGGNSAYHNFHNDFAHVADVNERRRLALAEIDKAPFGWYHIRACVVAGVGFFTDSYDIFTASLLTVMLGIVYFPGQGAMPKSSDNAIKLATSAGTVVGQLGFGMLADVVGRKKMYGLELILIIFATISQALTSGSPSCDIIGLIIFWRVLMGIGIGGDYPLSSIITSEFATTKWRGAMMAAVFAMQGIGQLAAALVMLFVTLGFKESLVGAASTKVCTGDCQVAVDRMWRILIGFGAVPACIALYFRLTIPETPRYTFDVARDVEKAQVDVKAYVAGKNEGEPDALAQVETNRAAETELEVPKASWTDFFRHYSKLKNAGLLLGTAGSWFVLDVAFYGLSLNNAQILDTIGFSTDQNKSSNVYQYLYNIAVGNLVIVLAGAVPGYWVSVATIDTLGRKKIQLGGFIILTILFIAMGFAYHSLTANGLLAIYVLAQFFFNFGPNTTTFIVPGEVFPTRYRSTSHGISAASGKIGSMIGQGAISTLRSRGATPGNPSPWMDHVLQIYALFMFVGCFTTLLIPETARKTLEELCGEDDYTTSHHDNVGGVLERVSNEGEKQADKTS; from the exons ATGGCTGCTGCCAACGCCTCCAACAtccctccgccgcccgtcgtcgtcaagacGTCCGGCGGCAACTCGGCCTACCACAACTTTCACAATGACTTCGcccacgtcgccgacgtcaacgagcgacgtcgtctcgccctcgccgagatCGACAAGGCTCCCTTTGGCTGGTACCACATCCgtgcctgcgtcgtcgccggcgtcggcttctTCACCGATTCCTACGACATCTTCACCGCCTCCCTCCTCACCGTCATGCTCGGCATCGTCTACTTCCCCGGCCAGGGTGCCATGCCCAAGAGCTCCGACAACGCCATCAAgctcgccacctcggccggcaccgtcgtcggccagctcggcttcggcatgctcgccgatgtcgtcggccggaaGAAGATGTACGGTCTCGAGCTCATCCTCATCATCTTCGCCACCATCAGCCAGGCCTTGACCAGCGGCTCGCCCTCCTGCGACATCATCGGCCTCATCATCTTCTGGCGCGTCCTCATGGGTATCGGAATCGGTGGCGACTACCCGCTCTCGAGCATCATCACCTCCGA GTTTGCCACCACCAAGTGGCGCGGCGCCAtgatggccgccgtcttcgccatGCAGGGCAtcggccagctcgccgccgccctcgtcatgCTCTTCGTCACCCTCGGTTTCAAGGAGTCGCTTGTCGGTGCCGCCAGCACAAAGGTCTGCACCGGCGACTGccaggtcgccgtcgacaggaTGTGGCGGATCCtcatcggcttcggcgccgtgcCCGCCTGCATTGCCctttact TCCGCCTGACCATCCCGGAGACCCCCCGCTACACCTTTGACGTCGCCCGCGATGTCGAAAAGGCCCAGGTCGACGTCAAGGCCTACGTGGCGGGCAAGAACGAGGGCGAGCCGGATGCCCTTGCTCAGGTCGAGACCAaccgcgccgccgagacggagcTCGAAGTTCCCAAGGCCAGCTGGACCGACTTCTTCCGTCACTACAGCAAGCTCAAGAATGCCggtctcctcctcggcaccgccggctCGTGGTTCGTCCTGGACGTGGCATTCTACGGCTTGTCGTTGAATAACGCTCAGATTCTCGACACCATTGGCTTCTCGACGGACCAGAACAAATCGAGCAACGTGTaccagtacctgtacaacaTTGCTGTCGGCAatctcgtcatcgtcctggCCGGTGCTGTCCCGGGATACTGGGTGTCCGTCGCCACCATTGACACGCTCGGACGCAAAAAGATTCAGCTTGGTGGCTTCATCATCCTCACCATCCTCTTCATCGCCATGGGCTTCGCCTACCACAGCTTGACGGCCAACGGCCTGCTGGCCATCTACGTTCTCGCCCAGTTCTTCTTCAACTTTG GTCCCAACACGACCACCTTCATCGTCCCCGGCGAGGTCTTCCCGACGCGTTACCGCTCCACCTCGCAcggcatctcggccgcctcgggcaAGATTGGCTCCATGATTGGTCAGGGTGCCATTTCGACCCTACGGTCGCGTGGTGCGACCCCCGGGAACCCCAGTCCCTGGATGGACCATGTGCTCCAGATTTATGCCCTCTTCATGTTCGTCGGCTGCTTCACCACCCTTCTCATCCCCGAAACGGCCCGGAAgacgctcgaggagctctgcggcgaggacgactaCACCACCTCCCACCACGACAACGTGGGCGGCGTCTTGGAACGGGTCTCAAACGAAGGGGAGAAGCAAGCGGACAAGACGTCGTAG
- a CDS encoding K/H antiporter 1, with amino-acid sequence MASSTTSSDTLSSTLTDALSSTLSDTISATISSTLSSSSSATSSSSSAAATTTQRAPHQGGVLEGSNPTVYDPTNPIILFIIQVCIIVIVCHLLHWPLSKIRQPRVIAEVVGGIILGPSVMGRIPNFSATIFPPASIPNLNLVANLGLVLYLFIIGLETDVHFLISNWRVATSVAIFGLALPFGLGCALAWGVYNAFDVDELANVRFSVFMLFIGIAIAITAFPVLCRILTELKLLDTSVGIITLSAGVANDVVGWILLALCVALVNAGNGLTALWILLCCVGYMLFLSFIVKPCLIWTLRRTGSIENEPSQSVISLILIIALASAFFTAIIGVHAIFGGFMAGLIIPRDNRFNIRVMEKLEDLIGAIFLPLYFTLSGLNTNLGLLDSGLAWGYVFATTIVAIASKIIGASIAARINGLVWRESFTIGVLMSCKGLVELIVLNIGLQAKILTTRTFTIFVVMALLATFATTPIVTVLYPPSYQQKLEAWKRGEIDWDTGAPIVSSSEGSDTARSVSSMKRLNRLLVYLRLDSMPALLNLLSLLGNPQSTDIITEKTEGDASEDLFENSVFADGPKRAVWAHGIRLLQLTDRDSSVMTVSQVAEYSRYDPIVNTFRTVGQLHNLAASGEVAIMPETRFAEALSTKSHKMSADLLVVPWSETGALSDSQLLSPATIDDKMTSSYGTFIKSIFDANDHNIAVFFAHNHEAESKAKESERAKMVRAYSFGVLKEEIPAAPLSNKPYHIFLPYFGHVDDVLALRLVLQLCEKSKATATITRLSTPSTTSEPSTSAITPTPASEDFFQIASSKLTTDMASRVRFDTATNATTAEELLQHAAAAAAAVEEGSKTPSLIVVGRESGEQVGVDEKDQKAREEPRRCLGSLASHFIVGNVQADLLVVQSKKVENPT; translated from the exons ATGGCTTCCTCCACCACATCCTCGGACACTCTGTCGTCCACCCTCACGGACGCTCTGTCGTCCACCCTCTCGGACACCATATCGGCCACCATCTCGTCCaccctctcgtcgtcgagctccgccacctcgtcctcgtcgtcggcggcggcgacgacgacgcagcggGCGCCCCACCAGGGTGGTGTCCTCGAGGGCAGTAACCCGACCGTCTACGATCCGACGAACCCCATCATTCTCTTCATCATCCAG GTCtgcatcatcgtcatcgtctgtCACCTCCTGCATTGGCCCCTCTCCAAGATCCGCCAACCTcgcgtcatcgccgaggtCGTTGGCGGCATCATCCTCGGTCCCTCCGTCATGGGCCGCATCCCCAACTTCAGCGCCACCATCTTCCCGCCTGCCTCGATTCCGAACCTGAATCTCGTCGCCAACCTCGGCCTGGTGCTCTACCTCTTCatcatcggcctcgagaCCGACGTTCACTTCCTCATAAGCAACTGGCGCGTCGCCACCTCCGTCGCCATCTTCGGCCTTGCCCTTCCcttcggcctcggctgcgCCCTCGCCTGGGGCGTCTACAATGCctttgacgtcgacgagctcgccaacGTCCGATTTAGCGTCTTCATGCTCTTTATCGGCAttgccatcgccatcacc GCCTTCCCCGTCCTCTGCCGCATCTTGACCGAGCTCAAGCTGCTCGatacctcggtcggcatcatcaccctctccgccggcgtcgccaacgacgtcgtcggctggaTCCTTCTCGCCCTctgcgtcgccctcgtcaacgCCGGCAACGGCCTCACCGCCCTCTGGATCCTGCTCTGCTGCGTCGGCTACATGCTCTTTCTCAGCTTCATCGTCAAGCCCTGTCTCATCTGGACGCTTCGTCGCACCGGCAGCATCGAGAATGAACCGTCCCAGAGCGTCATCTCcctcatcctcatcatcgccctcgcctcggccttcttCACCGCCATCATCGGTGTCCATGCCATCTTCGGCGGCTTCATGGCCGGCCTCATCATCCCGCGCGACAACAGGTTCAACATCCGCGTCATGGAGAAGCTTGAGGATCTCATTGGCGCCATCTTCCTGCCCCTCTACTTCACCCTCTCCGGCCTCAACACGaacctcggcctgctcgactCGGGGCTCGCCTGGGGCTACGTCTTCGCCAccaccatcgtcgccatcgcgAGCAAGATCATCGGcgcctccatcgccgcccgCATCAACGGCTTGGTTTGGCGCGAGTCCTTCACCATCGGCGTCCTCATGAGCTGCAAGGGTCTCGTCGagctcatcgtcctc AACATTGGCCTGCAAGCCAAGATCCTCACCACCAGGACATTTACCATtttcgtcgtcatggccctCCTGGCGACCTTTGCCACCACacccatcgtcaccgtcctctACCCTCCCTCCTATCAGCAGAAGCTGGAAGCGTGGAAGCGCGGCGAGATTGACTGGGACACGGGCGCTCCCATAgtctcgtcgtccgaggGGAGCGACACGGCAAGGAGCGTTTCCTCCATGAAGCGCCTCAACAGGCTCCTCGTCTACCTCCGCCTCGACAGCATGCCAGCCCTCCTCAATCTCCTCTCGCTCCTCGGCAACCCGCAATCGACGGACATCATCACCGAGAAGACGGAGGGCGACGCGTCCGAGGACCTGTTTGAAAACTCGGtcttcgccgacggcccCAAGCGAGCCGTCTGGGCCCACGGCATCCGCCTCCTGCAGCTGACGGACCGCGATTCGTCCGTCATGACCGTCTCCCAGGTGGCCGAGTACAGCCGGTACGACCCGATCGTCAACACCTTCCGCACCGTCGGTCAGCTGCacaacctcgccgcctcgggcgaAGTCGCCATCATGCCCGAGACGCGCTTCGCCGAGGCCCTCTCGACCAAGTCGCACAAGATGTCGGccgacctcctcgtcgtcccctgGAGCGAGACGGGCGCGCTGAGCGACTCGCAACTGCTCTCCCCAGccaccatcgacgacaagATGACGTCGTCGTACGGCACCTTCATCAAGTCAATTTTCGACGCAAACGATCACAACATtgccgtcttcttcgcccACAACCACGAGGCCGAGAGCAAGGCGAAGGAGTCGGAGCGCGCCAAGATGGTGAGGGCCTACTCCTTTGGCGTGCTCAAGGAAGAAATTCCCGCGGCCCCGCTCTCCAACAAGCCGTATCACATCTTCCTACCGTACTTTGGCCACGTGGATGACGTGCTCGCCCTGCGTCTCGTCCTCCAGCTCTGCGAAAAGTCAAAGGCGACGGCCACCATCACCCGTCTGTCCACGCCTTCGACGACTTCGGAGCCGTCCACGTCGGCAAtcacgccgacgcccgcgTCCGAGGACTTCTTCCAGATCGCCTCTTCCAAGCTTACCACCGACATGGCTTCGCGTGTCCGCTTCGACACCGCCACGaacgcgacgacggcggaggagcttcttcagcatgccgccgccgccgccgccgccgttgaggAGGGTTCCAAGACGCCGAGCCTCattgtcgtcggccgcgaaagcggcgagcaggtcggcgtcgacgagaaggacCAAAAGGCACGCGAGGAGCCGCGGCGCTGCCTCGGCAGCCTGGCCAGTCATttcatcgtcggcaacgtcCAGGCAGACCTCCTGGTGGTGCAGTCCAAGAAGGTTGAGAACCCTACTTGA